The genomic region GCCTATTACGGCTCCAATATTGGTATAGATCACTTCATTCAGTGTAAAATGTCCACGCAGCTGCTCTGCACAAGCGATTGCTGATCCCGGGTCAGCGGTATGACCTACCGCCAGGTTAACCCGTTTGCCTGCGAGATCCTTCTGGAACAGTTCAATAATGCGTGCCATTGCTTTTTTATGACCTCTGACTTTCTCAACTGCGTAGATCACGCCTTCTTCATCAATAGACAGGATCGGCTTAATGTTAAGCAACGTTCCCAAGATGGCTGAAGCTTTGCCAATCCGACCGCCCTTTTGCAGATACTCAAGGGTATCCACGAGAAAGAACAATTTACGAGATTGTTGCATCCCTTCAATAGCGGCAGCGATTTCGGTTGCTGACTTGCCCTGTTCGGCAAGTTCAGCAGCCTGTACTACCATCAGACCGTATCCATACGATGCTGACTTCGAATCCAGCACGGTGATGTCACCCTCACGCTCCAGCAAAGACTTGCCGAGCATAGCCGATTGATAGGTACCACTCATGCCGGATGACAGGTGGATCGATACAATCGGACGTTCCGGGTTCTCATCAAGCAGTGCCTGATATACATTCATGAAATCGGTTGGAGATGGCTGTGAAGTTGTAGGCAACACAGAACTCTTCTTCAATTTTTCATAGAACTGTTCCGAAGTCAGATCAACGCCGTCTGCATAGGTTTCTTCCCCGAACAGAACACGCAGCGGAACAATGTGAATCCCGTATTTGCGAATGAGTTCTTCGGGAATATCTGCCGTACTGTCCGTTACAATTGCAACCTTGTGGCTCATGACTCTCCTCCTCTTCGCTAGAGTGCTATTAATACATGTTCAAAAAGTCAACGATTCAGCACCGAGAAGGTTGCGAGAACCTGAAGGAGGAGGAGCGGAGTGTAGGCAAACCTACATGAGCACCGGACTCCGAAGGTGAACGCAAGATTCGATGTCGAGTTTGCTTCATGAGCTACTTCGTGATCAATTGGTACTTTTTGAACAATCCCTTTATTTTAGGACTCTACGGAGAACAGATAATAATACACCGGCTGTCCTCCAAGATGTACCTCTACCTCAGCATCAGGATACTGTTCTTCAAGCCATGCAGCGAGGGCAGCGGTAACCTCAGGGTCAGCTTCTTCCCCTTCAAGGATCGTCACCACTTCATCACCACTCTCCATCATCTGCTTGAGCAGACCTTCACATGCTTGAAGCATGGTTTCATCCGTCGCTACAATTTTGGAGTTATGAATACCGATGTAGTGCCCCGCTTTGATATCCAGTTCATCATATTGCGTATCGCGAACCGCATGAGTCACTTGACCGGACTGTACCCGGCTAATCGCCTCGAGCATCTGGTCACGGTTCGTTTCCGCAGATTCATCTTCCTGGAAAGCAAAAGCAGCAGCCATTCCCTGTGGAATGGTCTTGCTTGGAATGACCGTAATCCGACGTTCGTCTTCAAGCAATTCACGAGCCTGCTCGGCAGCCAGTACAATGTTAGAATTGTTCGGGAGTATAAATACCTGCTCCGCAGCAATGGAACGAACGGCTTTTACAAAATCCTCCGTACTTGGATTCATCGTCTGTCCACCAGATAGAACGACATCGACGCCCAGACTTTGGAAAATCTCTGCAATACCGTCACCGGAGGATACCGCAATAAAACCGTACGGTGCCATCTCATCCGCAGGAAGCACAGCCTCTTCCAGGCTACGCGCTGCCTCAGGTGGAATCTCTGCAAACAATTCAGGTGAAGGAGCGATGTCCATGCCTGCTGTCAGCAGATCCCGATGCTGTTCACGCATATTCAGAATATGAATCTGTGTGATTTCACCATATTGAAGTGCCAGGTTTAATACATCGCCTGGTGTCTTGGAATGGACATGAACTTTGATCACTTCATCATCGGCAATGATAATGATCGAATCCCCATTTACTGACAACGCTTTCCGGAATGCCTCGTCATCGAATGCCACTCCTGCGTTCTCTCCAAGCTCACGATTAATGAAAAATTCCATGTCATACAGGAATTCAATATCTTCCGTTTCCAATCTCGCCTGAGCGGACAATGGCATCTCTGGTGCAATCACCTGCTGCTGTGCAGGCTTCTTGACAACCACTTCTGCCGGTGCAGACGGTTTCAAAGCAGATGCTGCCACGGATGGAGTTACTTCTTTCTTCAAAGAAGTACGATTCACTCCGTCACTTTGAAGCAATACTTCCATAAAGCCTTCGTAGATATATACAAGCCCCTGACCACCTGAATCCACAACACCAACCTGTTTCAGTACAGGCAGTAATTCCGGAGTCATTGCCAGTGCTTCTTTTGCTTTTAACAAAACTTCATTCATTAATTCAGTAATATCATTCGTCCGTCTTGCGTAGTAATTGGCATGTTTGGCCGCTTCCTTGGCTACGGTAAGAATGGTCCCTTCAACGGGCTTTACGACAGCTTTGTAAGCTGCGTCAACACCGTTCTGCAGGGCTGCTGCAAATTGGAGCGTATTCAGTTCCTCATAGGGAGCAGCTGAACGACTAAATCCACGGAACAATTGCGATAGAATAACTCCCGAATTTCCCCGTGCGCCCATAAGCAAGCCTTTCGATAAAATACCGGCAGCTTCGCCGATGGAGGCAGAACTTTTTCTTTTAATCTCTGCAACTCCTGCACTCATTGTCAAATTCATGTTCGTTCCCGTGTCACCATCTGGCACAGGGAAAACATTCAGGGAATTGACGTGCTCTGCATGCTGTCCAAGTTGTTCCGCTCCGGCAAGTACCATTGCGGTGAAATCTGTTCCATTTAAAGAACGTATACTCAAGTGAGAATTCCCCTTCCTAGCTTGATACACGAACACCTTGCACCAAGATGTGTCTGGTCTGTTCATGCGCTAACGCGGACTGCGTTATTCTTCGTCCATACCTTGTCCGGCACAGGCATACAATACATAATGTCAGCCGGATTAACGGTCTGGGCGGCCGGGCTACCAATATCCTGCACTCTCTGCACCCCTAACTTCGGGGCATACGGATATGCACCGGTATCAAGAGCCGGCATGAATGCCGCATGGAGACTGGTGCCAATGATGGAATGCCGCAGCTCACAGCGTTGCCAAAAAGCAGACCACCGACCTCTAAGTACGGTTTATTCTCCGACTTCCTCGCGGCAACAGCCTGTTCACCACTGTATTATGGACTATTCAACATTGTACTATATTAGACAGGAGAAATAAATAAAGTTTTTGGATCAGTTGACGAAGCTTTTTTGATTATGATATTATATTCAAGTATTGTTTTATGCAGGTTAAGTAATGGAAATGATCCGGTCATGCCGGCTTAAACAACACCATTAGCTACTGAAACCTGATCTTCTTGGTCAGGAAGAACAATTTAGTCCTTATGGAATGACTTATCGTTTCTGAAGGCAACTGGTTATTTTAGGATAGGAGGTGTAATCTATGTCTCGCAAATGTTATGTGACAGGTAAGAAACCGGGCACCGGTAACCACGTATCCCACGCTAACAACCGTAACCGTCGTACTTGGGGCGTAAACGTTCAGAAGGTCCGCATTCTCGTTGACGGTAAACCAAAACGTGTATACGTAAGCACCCGTGCACTGAAAGCCGGTAAAGTGACTCGCGTATAATCACGCAAAGCTACTATAAATCGGGTAAGCAAAAAGCACCTTGTTCCTTGCAGGTGCTTTTTTGGTATTCAAAAAAGGGATTCTTGAATACGCTCATGAACATGTGAATGGCCGCCGCATGACACTTCGCAGGTACGAATTCCAGATAAGCCTGAGCCAAAACGGCGGTATTCCCTGTTACCTTATCAATCTGATCAGTTCTTTTGAAACGTATTAAGAATCGCCTTTACAAACCCTCCCAAAAACTTCGGCAGTTTGAATGTGTAAAATTTCATAATTCACCCTCCCCATCATGCTCATGCGTCCGCCGTATCCTATGCTTCAGGCCTTCTTTACCTCTAACACGACAAAAAAGGCTACATGAGAAACCTGCTCATGTAACCATATTTATGCGGAACCTTCGATCCCTATTCCACAATGACAAGCCCGAAGATCAGGTCATTTACGTTTGGGGAGGAATGTATTGATAGACAGCGATCATGAAAACACTCAGTAAATAATACAGTATGCTGAATATGACAAAAGTAACCCGATGTCCCGTACGATCAAATTTGCGGAAATACATAATAACAACGCCCACCCCGATCAATGACGTAATGGCATTATACGGGGATTGAATAACCGCAAACAAAGCAAGCACAAGTCCCGTCGCGAGACTCGCAGCCATCGTCCACAGCGTCTCCTTGAGGGTCATAGATCAGCCTCCGTAGCTACGACGGATTTCAGTTATCGCGGCAGCACGATCTTCACGACCAAATACGGCACTTCCGGCAACCAGTACATCCGCTCCAGCTTCCACCACAAGCGGGGCTGTATCGGCAGCAATTCCGCCATCCACTTCGATATGTACATCATGGCGTCCCTTTTCGTTCAACCAGGTACGAATCTGCTTGATTTTGTTCATGGTACCCGAGATAAATGCCTGTCCGCCAAAGCCAGGATTTACCGTCATAACAAGAACCATATCTACATCATCCAGAACTTCGAGAATGGCTGACGCTGGCGTTCCCGGATTAAGGGCAACCCCTGCCTTCACTCCTTGCTCCTTGATCAGATGAATAACCCGGTGCAGATGCACACAAGCCTCAGCATGAACAGTAATTACCGCTGCTCCCGCTTTGGCAAATTCCTCAACATAACGCTCAGGATTCTCAATCATCAAGTGCACATCAAGCGGCAAGCTTGTATGTGGAGCGATCGCCTTCACAATCGCAGGTCCAAGCGTAATATTAGGGACGAAATGACCGTCCATAACGTCAACATGAATCCAGTCTCCTCCTGCAGCTTGGGCTTCTGCAACTTCAGCACCAAGTCGGGCAAAATCAGCTGATAATATCGATGGGGCAATTTTAATCATGTTAATACCTCCGCTTCTTATCTTTCATTTCGGTCAGGAACAGCACATAGTGCTGATATCGGCTTTCGGAGATCAGACCTTCCTCCTTGGCCGCAAGCACACGGCAGCCTGGTTCATGTGTATGGGTACAACCTCGGAATTTGCACTGATCTGCAAACTGGGCAAATTCCCGGAAACAAGTGGAGAGTTCCTCCACACCGATCTCCAGAAAGTCCAGTTGGCTGAATCCTGGCGTATCCGCAACGAATCCACCATTATCCAAAGGAATAAGCTCCACGTGCCTGGTGGTGTGTTTCCCTCGTCCTAGACGCATGCTGATCGCACTCGTCTCCAGCGTCAGGCCTGGCATCAATGCATTTAACATGGACGACTTTCCTACACCGGATTGACCAGAGAATACGCTAATCTTACCAGCGAGACGGTCCCTGAGCAGTTCACTGCCTTCGCCGGTACGTGAACTTGTGGAAATCACTTCGTAACCAACCTGTTCATACAATGCTTTCACTTCAGCAACAGTGTCTTTGGCTGGATCAGCCAAATCCTGCTTGGTCAGCACAATCAGAGCATCCAGTCCAGCTTGCTCGATGTGAACGAGGAACTTGTCCAACAGATTCAGGTTCATATCCGGTTCTTTCACTGAGAATAACAGAACAGCCAAACTTACGTTGGCCACCGGAGGACGGATGAGTTCTGTCTCACGCTTCCGGATTTCATCTACCGTTCCTTCTCCGTTTTCAGTCAACATGTAGCTGACACGGTCACCTACAAGCGGTGACGTTCCTCGTTTTCTGAAGATACCTCTGGCTCGACATTGAACGGCGGAACCTTCAACCGAAGGAACCCCGTTGTCTTCCACTGGCATGACATAATAGTAACCGCTTAGCGCTTTAACGATGATACCTTCTGGCATAGCTCCGTCGCCCTCCTTTAGATGGTGGTACATTTACTCCAGACGCCAGCATAAGCCGCCCTTATGGACGGCTTGATGCGTTGATGACTTCCTTTTTCTTCTCTTTTTCCTTGCCGTGCCCTTTACCATTATTCATGGCTGAAGTGTCTTCATCTCCGCTGTCACCCTCACCATCTGCCGGTGTGGACTCAGGCTCACCTTCCTGATTGGGATCAACACTGCCCTCATCTACGTTGCCTTCACCTGGGTCAGGCTCATTTTCTGGCGGCGTCTGCGTGCTTTGTTCCGGGTCAATGGAAGGTACGTTTACTGTTCCGTTTTTGGCTTCACTGTAGGAGACAAGATACGTATCCAGGAACTGTCCATCACGATATACGGACACAGCCCCATTTTCATTTGGAGCGAGCACAAGCGGAATGGTCAAGGTCTGGGTTGAGTTCACAGTGCGAGTTCCCCATTCCTGATTTTTGCCGCGTGCGTCTTCATATGTGATACGGATTTTACTGTTTTTGCCCTCTTCTTTGGGTGATACATTGATATTAAAAGGATATTGCAGCGCTTCAGGCGGATACCCTGTACTGATAAAGATGGTAATTTTATCACCAGGACTCACCTCTGTGCCCGCTTCCACAGGCCATTGCTGAGTCACCTTGCCCTGGTCCACCGTATAACTTGATTCTTCCTGCACCTGAGCAAGCACAAGTCCAGCAGATTTCAGTTTTTCTTCGGCTTCACTGCGGGTAAGATTTTTCAGATCAGGCATTTTGACCGTTTCGGTACCTTTACTTACGGTTAACTCAATCTGAACGATCTCAGGATCGAATTCCTCATTGACACCAGGTGTCTGGGAAATAACAGTACCTGAAGCCACATCATTGGAGAACTCATCTTTCCGCTGAATCTGATCTTCCTTAATGCCAAGCGCAGTTAATTTCTTAACAGCCTCATCGTAAGTCTCTTGTTTGACATCAATCATCTTCACCAGTTCTTTTTCTGCACCAACACTGATCTGGACCTCGGAGCCTTCTTTGACGACATCGCCTTCTTTTCTGCTCTGGTCAAAGACTATGCCGGGTTCGACATCTTCCTTATACAAACGGATGACCTCATCACTGACGACAAGCCCTTTCTCCTCAAGCATTTCCCGAGCCTTTTCTTCCGTCTGGGTGATCACGTTAGGTACGGTAACTTCAGGCACAACTAGCATACCCTTGACATACCATACAACGCCCACCATGGCGATTAGAATAAGAACAGTTAATGAAATGAGTAATGTTGGCTTCTTCCAGTTCTTAACTTTCGCCTTACCCTTGCCAGTTGCTTCATCAGACTCCATCACAGGCACTGCACCCGTCGATGTAACTCCGCGTGGCTCAGGTTTGATGGCTGGCATAACGCGAGTCTGGTCTATATCATCCTCATCCGGAAAATCAATCTTCGTTTCATTGCGTCTCTCCGGCATCAGGCAAGTTTCCAGATCGGTTTGCATTTCTTTGGCCGACTGATAACGTTCCTGCGGATTTTTACGCATCGATTTCAGAATGACATTTTCCACACTTTGCGGAATCAATGGATTGAATTTACGTGGTTCATCGAATTCTTCCTGCAAATGCTTCAATGCCACACTGATTGGACTTTCTCCCAGAAACGGAAGTTGCCCAGTCAGCATTTGGTAGAGTACGATCCCAAGAGAATATAAGTCCGATTTTTCGCCAGTAACGATGCCTTTGGCATGCTCTGGTGAGAAGTAATGTACAGAACCGACTACAGAACCCGTCTGCGTAATCGTTGTAGATGTAACGGCACGCGCGATCCCGAAATCCGTTACCTTCACGCGGCCATTCCGTCCAATTAATATATTATGGGGTTTGATATCCCGATGAATGATTTGATTATGATGTGCATGATCAAGAGCATCTGCAATCTGGGAAGCAATTCGCACCGATTCATCCACCTGCAGAGGCGCACGTTCTTTTATAATTTCATTCAGGTTTTTGCCTTCCACATACTCCATCACAATATAATGAACATCATCTTCCTGCCCCACGTCATATATACTGACTACATTCGGGTGAGACAGTGATGCGGCCGATTGTGCTTCCCTGCGGAAACGGCGAATAAACTCTTCATCATGCACAAACTGTTGTCTAAGGACTTTGATCGCTACATTCCGGTTCAGCAGAAGATCCTGGGCTTTGTACACGAGAGCCATGCCGCCACCGCCGACACGCTCAATCACTTCATAGCGTCCGCCTAGCTGATGCCCAATCATGACTCACACCCCGTTTCCGTATCCACGGAACCTTCCTTCTGCAACTCGAACAAGGCAACCG from Paenibacillus sp. FSL R5-0341 harbors:
- the rpmB gene encoding 50S ribosomal protein L28 — its product is MSRKCYVTGKKPGTGNHVSHANNRNRRTWGVNVQKVRILVDGKPKRVYVSTRALKAGKVTRV
- a CDS encoding DAK2 domain-containing protein; its protein translation is MSIRSLNGTDFTAMVLAGAEQLGQHAEHVNSLNVFPVPDGDTGTNMNLTMSAGVAEIKRKSSASIGEAAGILSKGLLMGARGNSGVILSQLFRGFSRSAAPYEELNTLQFAAALQNGVDAAYKAVVKPVEGTILTVAKEAAKHANYYARRTNDITELMNEVLLKAKEALAMTPELLPVLKQVGVVDSGGQGLVYIYEGFMEVLLQSDGVNRTSLKKEVTPSVAASALKPSAPAEVVVKKPAQQQVIAPEMPLSAQARLETEDIEFLYDMEFFINRELGENAGVAFDDEAFRKALSVNGDSIIIIADDEVIKVHVHSKTPGDVLNLALQYGEITQIHILNMREQHRDLLTAGMDIAPSPELFAEIPPEAARSLEEAVLPADEMAPYGFIAVSSGDGIAEIFQSLGVDVVLSGGQTMNPSTEDFVKAVRSIAAEQVFILPNNSNIVLAAEQARELLEDERRITVIPSKTIPQGMAAAFAFQEDESAETNRDQMLEAISRVQSGQVTHAVRDTQYDELDIKAGHYIGIHNSKIVATDETMLQACEGLLKQMMESGDEVVTILEGEEADPEVTAALAAWLEEQYPDAEVEVHLGGQPVYYYLFSVES
- the rpe gene encoding ribulose-phosphate 3-epimerase yields the protein MIKIAPSILSADFARLGAEVAEAQAAGGDWIHVDVMDGHFVPNITLGPAIVKAIAPHTSLPLDVHLMIENPERYVEEFAKAGAAVITVHAEACVHLHRVIHLIKEQGVKAGVALNPGTPASAILEVLDDVDMVLVMTVNPGFGGQAFISGTMNKIKQIRTWLNEKGRHDVHIEVDGGIAADTAPLVVEAGADVLVAGSAVFGREDRAAAITEIRRSYGG
- the spoVM gene encoding stage V sporulation protein SpoVM; the encoded protein is MKFYTFKLPKFLGGFVKAILNTFQKN
- a CDS encoding DegV family protein, coding for MSHKVAIVTDSTADIPEELIRKYGIHIVPLRVLFGEETYADGVDLTSEQFYEKLKKSSVLPTTSQPSPTDFMNVYQALLDENPERPIVSIHLSSGMSGTYQSAMLGKSLLEREGDITVLDSKSASYGYGLMVVQAAELAEQGKSATEIAAAIEGMQQSRKLFFLVDTLEYLQKGGRIGKASAILGTLLNIKPILSIDEEGVIYAVEKVRGHKKAMARIIELFQKDLAGKRVNLAVGHTADPGSAIACAEQLRGHFTLNEVIYTNIGAVIGSHVGPGVIAIFMWPVPE
- the pknB gene encoding Stk1 family PASTA domain-containing Ser/Thr kinase, translating into MIGHQLGGRYEVIERVGGGGMALVYKAQDLLLNRNVAIKVLRQQFVHDEEFIRRFRREAQSAASLSHPNVVSIYDVGQEDDVHYIVMEYVEGKNLNEIIKERAPLQVDESVRIASQIADALDHAHHNQIIHRDIKPHNILIGRNGRVKVTDFGIARAVTSTTITQTGSVVGSVHYFSPEHAKGIVTGEKSDLYSLGIVLYQMLTGQLPFLGESPISVALKHLQEEFDEPRKFNPLIPQSVENVILKSMRKNPQERYQSAKEMQTDLETCLMPERRNETKIDFPDEDDIDQTRVMPAIKPEPRGVTSTGAVPVMESDEATGKGKAKVKNWKKPTLLISLTVLILIAMVGVVWYVKGMLVVPEVTVPNVITQTEEKAREMLEEKGLVVSDEVIRLYKEDVEPGIVFDQSRKEGDVVKEGSEVQISVGAEKELVKMIDVKQETYDEAVKKLTALGIKEDQIQRKDEFSNDVASGTVISQTPGVNEEFDPEIVQIELTVSKGTETVKMPDLKNLTRSEAEEKLKSAGLVLAQVQEESSYTVDQGKVTQQWPVEAGTEVSPGDKITIFISTGYPPEALQYPFNINVSPKEEGKNSKIRITYEDARGKNQEWGTRTVNSTQTLTIPLVLAPNENGAVSVYRDGQFLDTYLVSYSEAKNGTVNVPSIDPEQSTQTPPENEPDPGEGNVDEGSVDPNQEGEPESTPADGEGDSGDEDTSAMNNGKGHGKEKEKKKEVINASSRP
- the rsgA gene encoding ribosome small subunit-dependent GTPase A — protein: MPEGIIVKALSGYYYVMPVEDNGVPSVEGSAVQCRARGIFRKRGTSPLVGDRVSYMLTENGEGTVDEIRKRETELIRPPVANVSLAVLLFSVKEPDMNLNLLDKFLVHIEQAGLDALIVLTKQDLADPAKDTVAEVKALYEQVGYEVISTSSRTGEGSELLRDRLAGKISVFSGQSGVGKSSMLNALMPGLTLETSAISMRLGRGKHTTRHVELIPLDNGGFVADTPGFSQLDFLEIGVEELSTCFREFAQFADQCKFRGCTHTHEPGCRVLAAKEEGLISESRYQHYVLFLTEMKDKKRRY